The nucleotide window GGTGGGGCAATACAGTTCCTTGCCGATCCACAGCGGCGTCTGCGGCAATGCATGCGCCGCATGGCGGGCGAGCATCCACTCCAGCGCACGCGCCACCGCCTGCGCGATGCGCCGGCGCCCTGTCGGCTCTTCGCTCCCGTCCATCACGTGCAACGCGAACAGCGCATAGGCGGTTTCCTCGAATGTGGACGCGCGACCGGCGCCCCAGCCGCCGTCGTCGCGCTGCGCCTGCAGCAGCGCCGCCAGCGCGCGCTCGTCGCGCCACTGGGGCTTGCCTTGCGCCAGCGCAGCGACCGCATGCGCGGTGGGATACAGCCACGAAACGTGCCATTTTTCGTTGTCCCATAGACCGTGCGGGTTGCGATTGGCCTCGACGTAGGCGCTGGTGCCGGCGGCGGGCTTTCCCAACAGTCGCAAGGCATGCAGGGCATGGATGTTGGTCGACACCGAGGCATTGCGCTCGCCGGGGAAGGTGGCGAACAGCTCGCCGATTTCGAAATGGCGCAATGCATCGACCGCCGGGTCGCGGCCAGCAAGGCGCAGGACGCACAACGCAACGGCGGTGTCGTCCGCATCGGCCGCGAAGTGCAAGGCCGGGCCCAGACCGCGCACGCCCAGACGGGCGTCGAGCTGCGCGACGATCACGCGCACCGCCTCGGCGAGCGCGGGATGCGCGAACAGCCCGGCCAGATGCAGGGTGTACAGCGACCAGCATGGCTCGAACACATTGATCGGCCAGACGTTGGGAACGACACCTTCGATGCCGCTGGGCGTCGCCCGCGATGCCGCCTGCAGATACGCGTCGGCGCGCCCGACCTGCGGCGTGTTCCCCTGTGTCACGGCGTGCGCACGCCACGCGGCGGTGGCCGCCGGACTGATGCCGATGCTGCCATCGTCATCCGGGCATGCCGTGGTCGGCGACGTCCCCCAGGCTTCCCAGGAGTGCAGCAACGGATGGCCGCTCGGCAACGTCGCCACCGCCCCCAGCTTGACCAGGCACGCTCGCCGCAACGGCAACAGCGCCGGGTGGCGCGGAAACGCCACGCCGCCCGGCAAGGATGCGGCCTCGCCGCAAAACTTCGGCAGGATCAGCTCCGCGCCGATCGGTGCGTCTTCCGGCACCGCATGCGCGTAGGGATCGGGCTGGCGCTGGAGGAACCGGGTTGCAGCCTGGACTGCGTCGGCAGCGCCGGGAAGAGGATCGGCACGCTGCAATGCCAGCAACGCCGCCCACGTAGGCGCATGGCGGAACAGCGGGAAGTCCGCGCTTCCCCATCCGCCATCGGCCTGTTGCTGCGCGATGAGCCACGCGTATGCGTCCTGCCGACCGGTGACGTTGCCGTGGAACTGCAGAGCTCGCGCCGTGTCGTAGACGGACGGACCGATGCTGCCGCCATCGCTCATCTCGCTCAGCAGGTGGCGCAATTCGGAAAGGATCTGTTCGGACAGCGCGTTCACGCGGGATGTTCCTTCTGCAGACGGTTGGCGAGAACCAGGATCGGGCAGACGCCGCGCACGTCGCCGCAGGCCCGTCGCGGCCCGGCGCATGGGCAGCGCCGGACGGCCGCCCTGCTCCGGCGCGGCGACGCGCCCGATGCTGACCGCCGGTCCGCCGCATAGGCTTGCGCGCAGCGCGCCGCGGCCGTGCCGGGCAACCGCTGCGATCGGCGCCGCGGACTCCGACACAGTGCAGCATGCACCGCCGGCCGATCGCAGCGGCACAGGGGCGCCTCCATGCGGACGGGCGCGCTCATGCGCATGGCGCGTGCTTAAACAGATACGCGTTGGCCCGCTGCAGGATCTGCGCCAACCGTTCTGCACGCGGCCCGAGCGGGGCGATGGCCTCCCCGGCATCGCGCAACAGATCCGGCGCGAACTGGCGCGCTGCCTGCAGCCCCATGATCGACGCGCAGGTCGGCTTCTGCGCCGCCGCGTCCTTGCCGGGGGTCTTGCCCAGCGTCGCGGTATCCGCTGTCGCGTCGAGAATGTCGTCGATCACCTGCAACGCCAGGCCGAAACAGGCGCTGTAGCGATCGAGCGCACAGTACAGCGCAGCGTGCGCGGCATCCTCCGCGATGGCGCATAGCGCGCCCATGCGAACGGATGCGCGTACTAGCGCTCCGCACTTCATCCGGTGCATCGCCACGATCCTGTCCAGCTCGACGTGCTTTCCAACCAGCGACAGATCCATCGCCTGCCCGCCTGCGGCACCCTCGGCTGACACCGCCTGCGCCAGTTCGCGCACGAGCGCGATACGGTTGTCGCCCGGCGCATCCAGGCTCGCCAGGGTCAGGAAGGCGTGCGCCTGCAGCGCATCGCCGACCAGGATCGCAGTGGCTTCGCCGAATTTGACGTGCACGGTCGGAAGGCCGCGGCGAAGCACGTCGTCGTCCATCGCGGGCAGGTCGTCGTGGACCAGGGTACAGGCGTGCATCATCTCGATGGCGGCGCCGACGTCGTCGAGCATGTGCGCCGGCGTGTCGGCCAGTGCGCCGGCAGCCAGACAGAGCAAGGCGCGGGTGCGCTTCCCGCCATGCAAGGTGGCGTAGCGCATCGCCGCCATCAGCTCGGTCTCACCGTCGTCTTCGGCACAGAGAAGACGCGCCAGCGCCTGTTCGACCCGCTTTGCGCCGTCCTGCATCCAGATCTCCGGCAGCAGCCTGCTGGATGCGCCGCGCGCCTGCGCGCCCAATCCGCCGAGCGCGGAAACGCCAGTTCGGTCGTCGTGTAGCGTGGAACCGGTCTGCATGTTGTTCATGTCCTTGTACCTGAC belongs to Bradyrhizobium icense and includes:
- a CDS encoding polyprenyl synthetase family protein translates to MQTGSTLHDDRTGVSALGGLGAQARGASSRLLPEIWMQDGAKRVEQALARLLCAEDDGETELMAAMRYATLHGGKRTRALLCLAAGALADTPAHMLDDVGAAIEMMHACTLVHDDLPAMDDDVLRRGLPTVHVKFGEATAILVGDALQAHAFLTLASLDAPGDNRIALVRELAQAVSAEGAAGGQAMDLSLVGKHVELDRIVAMHRMKCGALVRASVRMGALCAIAEDAAHAALYCALDRYSACFGLALQVIDDILDATADTATLGKTPGKDAAAQKPTCASIMGLQAARQFAPDLLRDAGEAIAPLGPRAERLAQILQRANAYLFKHAPCA